Within the Plasmodium malariae genome assembly, contig: PmUG01_00_14, whole genome shotgun sequence genome, the region ttattatataatattcatattattcataattttagtGTTCTGtttatttcgtttatttgtattaaattatttaattttatataactaataattactttattttttttagattacGTTCGACAACTGCTCAAAAGGCAATTGCATATTTGAcagtaaattaaatataagaacTCATCGATTATTAGGAAAATGTAGGCAGCCTAAGAATTTAAGTGCTCTAGGgttaaaaggaaataaagaaaatattggAATGCCCAAGAAAGAagatatatcaaataatgaaaaagaggCAACAACAAAAATAACAGAATTAAATGGAAGTTTATTAAGTAATACAGAAGGATGTAAACAagctaataaaaataaatcgtgtatatttgaaacaaaaaaatattctcgTTTTGAatcaaaaattttcaaagaaCTGGATTATTtagattttcttaaaaataataggaCAATTTAGCGATAAGacttataaaaaagtaatatgtaaaaaatggaCTACGATTTGCTTTACCTATATTGTTGatcctattttttatagcTGTACTCATGATAGATTTAACAATGGGTTTTAATATCTCCTGACAAAGGGGGATTGTGGTATCATATAGGTTTGTGGGACCATATAATCCTCGTTATCGGGAATTGTAGGCACGTTGACTATTTACCATCATGGCTGACTAAATGCGCATCATGGAACTCCAGTCACCATAGTAGCGGAACAAGTAATTGTACTGATTCTTGTaccttaaataatttatttggtATTGTAGTGTATTTCTTAcctttcattatattagGTATAACTCTCATATTAAGGGTTGTTTActaccataaaaaagttaagaaatatgaaaaaattaagtttaggaaaagataaaaagaataaaatgatatatgcttttttattCAGTAAATTAGTTAACATAAAAGTGAATCTATAATATCTTTagttatgtatttattaattataccATAATtgcttaaattttataattttaagtataaaCCTTGGTGTAAATGTTATTTTGTGCACTACAATCAGATAATATTATCTTAGAATTTTCaaatttgaaattttttcatgttgTTAAGTGTATActtttatgtatttgttcAGTTTaaactaaaatattatgtttcactatacatatttgtgtaatttaggttataatataaaatataagtttatgaattataattaatatataataggaCAACccatataattttaagtctttagttaatttatattctatCTATAAGAAAttgtacattatatattttattttaatccagaatgaaattattatttgtgggcatacttaaaaaaagtgtattgtttgtttttacattgtaatatatatttgtcttTTGTTTAATGCATtaagtgaatatatattgttgcattgatatttatatgtaatattatttaaaatatactatacgatttctctttttatatatgatagtttatataatatagcagaaacatatattaatacacgTGAAATATCATttcacataataaaaataaagtaccatttaatattaatgaatcaTTTATAGTACATATATGATAGTATTAAACcatgtaaacatatacatatataaaaaatttataatttaaacttattatatatatgaaatcaATCTTAGGGAAATAGAAAGTCCTAT harbors:
- the PmUG01_00033100 gene encoding fam-l protein → MFVTWMYYFNKDKITFDNCSKGNCIFDSKLNIRTHRLLGKCRQPKNLSALGLKGNKENIGMPKKEDISNNEKEATTKITELNGSLLSNTEGCKQANKNKSCIFETKKYSRFESKIFKELDYLDFLKNNRTI